One part of the Sorangiineae bacterium MSr11954 genome encodes these proteins:
- a CDS encoding GntR family transcriptional regulator: protein MDNGAPKLNGLPMNKRWNVLKPNGDDPTPLYVQLAHNLADAIHSGQWQAEEALPSERVLSEKLGVSRVTARKALDVLVEQQLVHRRQGSGTFIAPRLEHSLSRLTHFTETLKRKGFEPSTVWLDRRIDAPNHDEILKLGLSPASQVARLERQRLADGVVMAIEMTAIPVTYLPDPRAVGTSLYAHLDALGHPIVRALQHFRAVNASKKIARLANVTPGQAMLLVTRIGFTANNVAIEVTDSYCRNDYYDFVAELRR, encoded by the coding sequence GTGGATAACGGAGCGCCCAAGCTGAATGGCCTGCCCATGAACAAGCGGTGGAACGTGCTCAAACCGAATGGGGACGACCCGACACCGCTCTATGTGCAGCTTGCCCACAACCTTGCCGATGCGATCCACTCGGGTCAATGGCAGGCGGAGGAGGCCCTCCCCTCCGAGCGCGTGCTCTCGGAGAAGCTGGGCGTATCACGCGTCACCGCGCGCAAAGCGCTCGACGTGTTGGTCGAACAGCAGCTCGTGCACCGCCGCCAGGGGTCGGGAACCTTCATCGCCCCGCGCCTCGAGCACTCGCTCTCCCGGCTGACGCATTTCACGGAGACCCTGAAGCGAAAAGGGTTCGAACCCTCCACGGTGTGGCTCGATCGCCGCATCGACGCCCCCAACCACGACGAGATCCTCAAATTGGGTCTGTCGCCCGCATCGCAGGTCGCGCGCCTGGAACGGCAGAGGCTCGCCGACGGGGTGGTGATGGCCATCGAGATGACGGCCATCCCCGTCACCTACCTGCCCGACCCGCGGGCCGTGGGCACGTCGCTCTACGCGCACCTCGATGCGCTGGGGCACCCCATCGTGCGCGCGCTGCAGCACTTTCGAGCGGTGAACGCCTCGAAGAAGATCGCGCGGCTCGCCAATGTCACGCCGGGGCAGGCCATGCTCTTGGTCACGCGTATCGGCTTCACGGCCAACAACGTGGCCATCGAGGTCACCGACAGCTACTGCCGCAACGACTACTACGATTTCGTGGCGGAGCTCCGGCGATGA
- a CDS encoding MBL fold metallo-hydrolase produces the protein MRFPRPAPMRLLFALLATALALSSCGFMGRVTTRNLALSGEPRKIPNKIREPRRPDARLAVLWVGHATVLVQMDDVFVLTDPVFTQNVAGLSPRLVEPGIDAVNVPPLAAVVVSHMHFDHLSYDSLAMLEHKTNIVLVPPGVRASIPRYAFESRELDRWESYEAGGVRITAVPVRHVGGRWLLDAAWRPRAFTGYVFEYHGLSVYFGGDTAFDAELFQATRARFPQLTLAVLPICPTEPRDFMKRTHMDTLEALDAFSLLGAARMVPMHFDTFINSDDRVGDCPRLLRQHMQERGLGDDRVAVLAIGEQRVLIPK, from the coding sequence ATGCGATTTCCTCGCCCCGCGCCCATGCGCCTCCTCTTCGCCCTCCTCGCCACGGCGCTCGCCCTCTCGAGCTGCGGCTTCATGGGCCGCGTCACCACCCGAAACCTCGCCTTGTCGGGCGAACCCCGGAAGATCCCGAACAAGATCCGCGAGCCACGCCGCCCCGACGCACGCTTGGCGGTGCTGTGGGTCGGGCACGCGACCGTGCTCGTGCAAATGGACGACGTCTTCGTCCTCACCGATCCGGTGTTCACCCAGAACGTCGCCGGGCTCTCCCCTCGCCTGGTGGAGCCGGGCATCGACGCCGTGAACGTACCGCCGCTCGCGGCCGTGGTGGTTTCGCACATGCACTTCGACCATCTCTCGTACGACTCGTTGGCGATGCTCGAGCACAAAACGAACATCGTCCTCGTGCCGCCCGGTGTGCGCGCCAGCATCCCGCGCTATGCGTTCGAGAGCCGCGAGCTCGATCGATGGGAGTCGTACGAAGCGGGCGGCGTTCGGATCACCGCCGTGCCCGTACGGCATGTCGGTGGCCGCTGGCTGCTCGACGCCGCCTGGAGGCCGCGCGCCTTCACCGGTTACGTCTTCGAGTACCATGGATTGTCCGTTTACTTCGGCGGCGACACCGCCTTCGACGCGGAGCTCTTCCAAGCTACCCGCGCCCGTTTTCCCCAGCTGACGCTCGCCGTATTGCCCATTTGCCCGACCGAGCCCAGGGACTTCATGAAACGAACGCACATGGACACCCTCGAGGCCCTCGACGCCTTTTCCCTCCTTGGCGCCGCGCGCATGGTGCCCATGCACTTCGACACCTTCATCAACTCCGACGACCGCGTGGGCGATTGCCCGAGGCTCTTGCGCCAACACATGCAGGAGCGCGGGCTGGGCGACGACCGCGTGGCGGTGTTGGCCATCGGTGAGCAGCGGGTGCTCATTCCGAAATAG
- a CDS encoding SIS domain-containing protein, whose translation MGSLMLQEALASASVVSAQSREVDQGIQALARTLRERPPSVALTVARGSSDHAANYFAYLTMSELGVPVVSLPMSLVTLNHAPLVVDGQLAISVSQSGQSPDLVETMSTLRARGATTVAFVNRTESPLAEACQWTVPLSAGPERSVAATKSYIGALSALARLVAHWREDPKLLAALGTLPARLEEATQSDGGTAVDALAVSDRAMVVGRGLGFAVALEAALKLKETSSIQAEAFSGAEIRHGPMALIEQGYPLFVFALRGAEQKGLIELAEEMRGRGARVILAAPADIQGRDVTLAVADDESLDPILAIQTFYLIAARVAEMRGFNPDVPRHLSKVTHTR comes from the coding sequence GTGGGCTCGTTGATGCTGCAAGAGGCCCTGGCGTCGGCCTCGGTCGTGAGTGCTCAAAGTCGCGAGGTCGACCAAGGCATCCAGGCGCTCGCGCGCACGTTGCGCGAACGGCCGCCGTCCGTGGCGCTCACGGTGGCGCGCGGGAGCTCCGATCACGCGGCGAACTATTTCGCCTATCTGACGATGTCCGAGCTCGGCGTCCCGGTGGTGTCGCTCCCCATGTCGCTGGTCACCTTGAACCACGCGCCTTTGGTCGTGGACGGGCAGCTCGCGATCTCCGTATCGCAATCGGGTCAGAGCCCCGATTTGGTCGAGACCATGTCGACCTTGCGGGCCCGGGGCGCGACGACCGTCGCCTTCGTGAACCGCACCGAATCACCGCTGGCCGAGGCCTGTCAGTGGACGGTGCCGCTCAGCGCGGGACCGGAGCGCAGCGTGGCGGCGACCAAGAGCTACATCGGCGCGCTCTCCGCGCTCGCGCGGCTCGTGGCCCATTGGCGCGAGGATCCCAAGCTGCTCGCGGCCCTCGGCACCCTCCCCGCGCGGCTCGAGGAGGCGACGCAATCCGATGGGGGCACGGCGGTCGACGCATTGGCCGTGAGCGACCGCGCCATGGTCGTGGGCCGCGGATTGGGATTCGCAGTTGCCCTGGAGGCCGCGCTCAAACTCAAAGAGACGTCGTCGATTCAGGCCGAAGCGTTCAGCGGCGCTGAAATCCGTCATGGTCCGATGGCGCTCATCGAGCAAGGCTATCCGCTCTTCGTCTTTGCCTTGCGCGGCGCGGAGCAAAAGGGTCTCATCGAGCTCGCAGAAGAGATGCGCGGGCGGGGCGCACGTGTCATCCTCGCCGCACCGGCCGACATTCAAGGGCGCGACGTGACGCTCGCCGTGGCCGACGACGAATCACTCGATCCGATATTGGCGATTCAGACTTTTTATCTTATTGCCGCGCGAGTGGCCGAAATGCGCGGCTTCAATCCGGATGTACCGCGCCATCTTTCCAAAGTGACCCATACGCGTTGA
- a CDS encoding chitinase — translation MKTIYRRFVAVGAIVRVFCMFLIGVGVTLAAPARADEEADVGPAPPAPIRVAPYIDITMNAPTLPQVARATGQKFFTLAFVLGSSTGCDPKWGGVIDLNEPRIVNQIKELRALGGDVIIASGGALSPYLENLCSTSAALAAAYRKVLDATGSNHLDIDVEASIPVDLVNNALKTLQSERGTTVSYTLRVQGQDYGVDPFSVQILKSAARIGVNVIVNPMLMNFGFSGDWGDAMVSAANATLAQMKRDVWPNKTDAELRAIFGVTPMIGRNDTGMTTTQAHARKLLAWSKSNNIAFIGFWSVGRDNGGCPNGRVSPTCSGISQSLYEFTNIFKAF, via the coding sequence ATGAAGACCATCTACCGCCGGTTCGTGGCCGTCGGCGCCATCGTGCGTGTATTTTGCATGTTTTTGATCGGCGTGGGGGTGACCCTCGCCGCCCCCGCGCGGGCGGACGAGGAGGCCGACGTGGGCCCGGCGCCGCCCGCGCCCATCCGCGTCGCGCCCTACATCGATATCACCATGAACGCGCCGACCTTGCCCCAGGTTGCGCGCGCGACGGGGCAGAAGTTCTTCACCTTGGCCTTCGTGCTCGGCAGCAGCACGGGGTGCGATCCGAAGTGGGGCGGGGTCATCGATTTGAACGAGCCGCGCATCGTGAACCAGATCAAGGAGCTCCGCGCCCTCGGCGGCGACGTGATCATCGCCAGCGGCGGGGCGCTCTCACCGTATCTCGAGAACCTGTGCAGCACCTCGGCCGCCCTGGCCGCCGCATACCGCAAGGTCCTCGACGCCACCGGCTCGAACCACTTGGACATCGATGTCGAGGCATCGATCCCGGTCGATCTCGTCAACAACGCCTTGAAGACCTTGCAGAGCGAGCGCGGTACCACCGTGAGCTACACGTTGCGCGTTCAGGGACAGGACTACGGCGTCGATCCTTTCTCGGTGCAAATCCTCAAGAGCGCGGCCCGCATCGGGGTCAACGTGATCGTGAACCCGATGCTGATGAACTTCGGCTTCAGCGGCGATTGGGGCGACGCCATGGTCTCCGCGGCCAACGCCACCTTGGCGCAGATGAAGCGCGACGTCTGGCCGAACAAGACCGACGCGGAGCTCCGCGCCATCTTCGGCGTGACCCCGATGATCGGGCGCAACGACACCGGGATGACCACCACGCAGGCGCACGCGCGGAAGCTCCTGGCGTGGTCGAAATCGAACAACATCGCCTTCATCGGCTTTTGGTCCGTGGGGCGCGACAATGGGGGCTGCCCCAACGGCAGGGTGTCGCCGACGTGCAGCGGAATTTCGCAGTCGCTGTACGAATTTACGAATATCTTCAAAGCATTTTAG
- a CDS encoding haloacid dehalogenase type II → MTRVKAYVFDAYGTVFDIHSAVRAHAPRLGDHADAISRLWRAKQLEYTWVRSLMRQHADFEAVTAASLDFAMASFGLADRALRAALLDAYRVLEAYPEVPGVLRALRRAGIPTAILSNGSPAMLERVVASAGLEGLFDALISVEEVGIYKPDPRVYQLAVDRLGVAAGDIGFHSSNAWDVAGARAFGLRVVWVNRTGQPDEYGLSSAKVEVRSLSELPELAGMSISE, encoded by the coding sequence ATGACCCGCGTGAAAGCTTACGTCTTCGACGCATACGGTACGGTGTTCGACATTCACTCGGCGGTTCGTGCCCATGCGCCGCGGTTGGGTGACCATGCCGATGCGATCTCGCGGCTCTGGAGGGCGAAGCAGCTGGAATATACGTGGGTTCGAAGCTTGATGCGGCAGCACGCGGATTTCGAAGCGGTCACCGCGGCGTCGCTCGACTTTGCCATGGCGAGCTTCGGCCTCGCCGATCGGGCGCTTCGAGCCGCCCTTCTCGATGCGTACCGCGTGCTGGAGGCGTACCCCGAGGTGCCGGGGGTGCTTCGGGCGCTGCGCCGCGCGGGGATCCCGACGGCGATCCTGTCCAATGGATCGCCGGCCATGCTGGAGCGCGTGGTGGCCTCGGCGGGGCTCGAGGGGCTGTTCGATGCGTTGATCTCGGTGGAGGAGGTGGGGATCTACAAACCCGATCCGCGCGTTTACCAGCTCGCGGTGGATCGGCTCGGTGTGGCGGCGGGGGACATCGGCTTTCACTCGTCGAACGCGTGGGACGTGGCCGGTGCGCGAGCGTTCGGGCTTCGGGTCGTGTGGGTCAATCGCACCGGGCAGCCCGACGAATATGGATTATCGTCGGCCAAGGTGGAGGTGCGCTCCTTGTCGGAGCTGCCGGAGCTCGCCGGTATGTCTATTTCGGAATGA
- a CDS encoding carbohydrate porin translates to MRKRATKLCIAAGVGALLSFAPKLASADITSDKVEFFGYGRMGIGWTKSGQQIAGSYMNLNPRRALGGRLEEGDYLEPGIRFHLKKGEQDTDIKVDLVTSLEMYSTKAGILSSLSNFDTDSLKIFPEQAYIQAKNVFTPGLEIWLGSRLYRKNDIHIADYFYFNNLVGQGLGAIYTKPGFGEIDVAILTQTSGDKFFRTDMGSLPPQFGTGNSVVTRQRTMFVAQYKYSFGPKTSFVQALGEFHVVPRSGKQDVETPKATNPPDWGAVGGLKLHLDFGGDSFNDTSIRYGARVANGAESGGSTYNTFGLTDTDGTYKGAYGVEFVDHFVVDVEKVVGINGYFTAHYSQGSSDVAPSAEPRGPNARSDYVFGVRPVVYVTDNFHMVTEATFQTRKDDGLKQGMAVKLSVVPTIVPTGGRSVWTRPHIRGIYTLGIYNQAAQDQLMSPFLKTVGPTKLAHFLGARAEWWF, encoded by the coding sequence GTGCGAAAGCGCGCCACGAAGCTCTGTATTGCAGCAGGGGTCGGGGCTCTTCTTTCGTTCGCACCGAAGTTGGCGTCCGCGGACATCACCTCGGACAAGGTCGAATTTTTTGGCTATGGCCGTATGGGCATCGGCTGGACGAAGAGCGGCCAGCAAATAGCCGGTTCATATATGAACCTGAACCCACGCCGCGCGCTCGGTGGCCGTCTCGAAGAAGGCGACTACCTCGAGCCGGGCATTCGATTCCACCTCAAAAAGGGTGAACAGGACACCGACATCAAGGTCGACCTGGTGACCAGCCTCGAGATGTACTCCACCAAGGCCGGCATCCTCAGCAGCCTCTCCAACTTCGACACCGATAGCCTCAAGATTTTTCCCGAGCAGGCCTACATCCAGGCGAAGAACGTCTTCACCCCCGGCCTCGAGATATGGTTGGGCTCTCGCCTCTATCGTAAGAACGATATTCACATCGCCGACTACTTCTACTTCAATAACCTCGTCGGTCAGGGCCTTGGCGCGATCTATACCAAGCCTGGGTTCGGCGAGATCGACGTCGCGATCCTGACGCAGACCTCGGGGGACAAGTTTTTCCGCACGGACATGGGGTCGCTCCCTCCCCAGTTCGGGACCGGAAATTCCGTGGTCACCCGCCAGCGCACGATGTTCGTCGCGCAGTACAAATACTCGTTCGGGCCGAAGACCAGCTTCGTGCAAGCGCTCGGTGAGTTCCACGTGGTCCCGCGGTCGGGCAAGCAAGACGTCGAGACGCCCAAGGCGACGAACCCGCCGGATTGGGGCGCGGTCGGCGGTCTGAAGCTCCACCTGGACTTCGGCGGCGACTCCTTCAACGACACCTCCATCCGTTACGGCGCCCGCGTCGCGAACGGCGCCGAGAGCGGCGGCTCGACCTACAACACCTTCGGTCTAACCGACACCGACGGCACCTACAAAGGCGCTTACGGTGTGGAGTTCGTCGATCACTTCGTGGTCGATGTCGAGAAGGTCGTCGGCATCAACGGCTACTTCACCGCGCACTACAGCCAAGGCTCCAGCGACGTGGCGCCGTCGGCGGAACCCCGCGGTCCGAACGCGCGCTCCGACTATGTATTCGGCGTCCGCCCGGTCGTCTATGTGACGGACAACTTCCACATGGTCACCGAGGCGACATTCCAGACCCGCAAAGACGACGGCTTGAAGCAGGGTATGGCCGTCAAGCTCTCGGTGGTTCCGACCATCGTGCCCACGGGTGGCCGCAGCGTCTGGACCCGCCCGCACATCCGCGGCATTTACACCTTGGGCATTTACAACCAGGCGGCCCAAGATCAATTGATGTCGCCGTTCCTCAAGACCGTGGGCCCGACGAAGCTCGCCCACTTCCTCGGCGCGCGCGCCGAGTGGTGGTTCTGA
- the nagA gene encoding N-acetylglucosamine-6-phosphate deacetylase — protein sequence MTAPAVEKSTTLAGNVLTPSGWVHGQIVFGQRIGLVDGKWPVDPVSNRDPYILPGFIDLHVHGGGGSDVMEGGDAALTIARMHARHGTTAMLATTMTAPSIEIEKALVALAPNCERRASGSARVLGVHLEGPYINSGKLGAQPNYVRIAVAQELERYCTLAPILVMTLAPEVTGHLESIRAIAARGIRVQVGHTAGSYEDSVAALESGASGFTHLFNAMTGMHHREPGAVGAALAHAEYAELIPDLRHVHPGAMRAAFRTIPRLFAVTDSTAAAGMPDGEYRLGSNIVTKCLGAVRLSDGTIAGSALTMDQALRNLVQSVGLSVEDASNRLSFYPAEYLSLKDRGRLQTGAWSDIVVVDRELKVLSVFGEGECLWAR from the coding sequence ATGACGGCGCCCGCGGTCGAGAAGAGCACCACGCTCGCCGGCAACGTCCTCACGCCCTCGGGCTGGGTCCATGGCCAGATCGTCTTCGGCCAGCGCATCGGGCTGGTCGATGGAAAGTGGCCCGTCGATCCGGTGAGCAACCGGGATCCGTACATCCTGCCCGGCTTCATCGATCTGCACGTGCACGGCGGCGGCGGGAGTGACGTGATGGAAGGGGGCGACGCGGCCCTCACCATCGCCCGCATGCACGCGCGCCACGGCACCACGGCCATGCTGGCCACCACCATGACGGCGCCCTCGATCGAGATCGAGAAGGCGCTCGTCGCCCTGGCGCCGAACTGTGAAAGGCGCGCGTCGGGGAGCGCGCGCGTCCTGGGCGTGCACCTCGAAGGGCCGTACATCAACTCGGGGAAGCTCGGCGCGCAGCCCAATTACGTGCGCATCGCGGTGGCGCAGGAGCTCGAGCGCTACTGCACCCTGGCGCCCATCCTCGTCATGACGTTGGCGCCCGAGGTCACGGGGCACCTCGAGTCCATCCGCGCCATCGCCGCCCGGGGCATCCGCGTCCAGGTGGGGCACACGGCGGGCAGCTACGAGGACAGCGTGGCGGCGCTCGAGAGCGGCGCCAGCGGCTTCACGCATTTGTTCAACGCCATGACGGGCATGCACCACCGCGAGCCGGGTGCCGTGGGCGCCGCCCTGGCGCACGCCGAGTACGCGGAGCTGATTCCGGATTTGCGGCACGTGCACCCCGGGGCCATGCGCGCGGCATTTCGGACCATCCCGCGCTTGTTCGCGGTCACCGACTCCACGGCGGCCGCGGGGATGCCCGACGGCGAATACCGCTTGGGATCGAACATCGTCACCAAGTGTCTCGGCGCCGTGCGGCTCTCGGACGGGACCATCGCCGGCAGCGCGCTCACCATGGATCAAGCGCTGCGCAACCTGGTGCAGTCCGTGGGATTGTCGGTGGAGGACGCGTCGAACCGGCTGTCGTTCTATCCGGCGGAGTATTTGAGCTTGAAGGATCGCGGGCGCCTGCAGACCGGCGCGTGGTCCGACATCGTGGTGGTGGATCGCGAACTCAAAGTGTTGTCCGTCTTCGGCGAAGGAGAGTGCCTGTGGGCTCGTTGA
- the ptsP gene encoding phosphoenolpyruvate--protein phosphotransferase, with product MPKVEPRSSKDPSLEQRLRWPESGSKLAELPLFAPLSGPVVPLDAVPDPVFSTRMMGDGIAIEPISDSVVAPCDGIVTHLHRAGHALTLTAENGAEILVHVGIDTVHLQGRGFTAHVQEGAHVQAGDLLITFDVDKVAREVPSLQTMILVANSDDYSVAWRNAGSVDAGKSRLMTVRRRDPKDTPLIRASGEVAAARGPAGAGASEKLAEAVIAHHGGLHARPAALVTAAARRNGCDITVSFGGRTANARSVVALMGLGTKEGDRVTVHARGSSAEAALTNVIQAIQTAVAGAEAAPAAPGTALPKAIDSAADLSGAALTGASASPGLAVGRVVRLDSVDVEPPAALHDLDGEFERLAAALTTVRAEVAAAIRDANARHARQEHDMFVAHQALLDDPEIVSAAERAVGKGVSAGVAYRKAVNAECAVLSRLGNPLLAERITDLRDLERRVLLAMSGHALPEPELFAESIVVADDLALSEFTRLDKKRIVGICTARGGATSHVAILARALGVPSLVAMGPTLFSVPHGKEVLLDATAGRLDPEPTAERLATARKAMADRAARHAEALAQVTLPAITRDGHRIEVAANIATQTDAADAVRQGADGVGLLRTEVLFLDREDPPSEAEQRAAYQGVIDALEGRAAIIRTLDAGGDKPLPFLPLPKEDNPALGLRGIRSGFAQPELLDTQLRALLGVTPIAACKIMLPMVSDAEELLFVRGRVDAIAKELKLTERPSLGVMIEVPSAALLADQLARHADFLSLGTNDLTQYTLAMDRCHPGFAEKLDGLHPAVLRLIARTVEGATRHGKWVGICGALASDLEAIPLLVGLGVTELSVSAGVVAEVKARVRTLDYEACRKQTLVLMNLTSPKEIRARARALWPDT from the coding sequence ATGCCGAAGGTCGAGCCTCGCTCGTCGAAAGATCCGTCTTTGGAGCAAAGACTACGATGGCCCGAGAGTGGGAGTAAGCTCGCCGAGCTCCCGCTCTTTGCGCCATTGAGCGGCCCCGTGGTGCCGCTGGACGCCGTGCCCGATCCCGTGTTCTCCACGCGGATGATGGGCGACGGCATCGCCATCGAACCGATTTCGGACAGCGTGGTGGCCCCGTGCGATGGGATCGTGACCCATTTGCACCGGGCCGGGCACGCGCTGACCCTGACGGCCGAAAATGGCGCGGAGATCCTCGTTCACGTGGGGATCGACACGGTGCATCTACAAGGGCGCGGCTTTACGGCGCACGTGCAAGAGGGCGCGCACGTGCAGGCGGGCGATCTCTTGATCACGTTCGACGTCGATAAGGTGGCCCGCGAGGTCCCCTCCCTCCAAACGATGATCTTGGTGGCCAACAGCGACGATTACTCCGTCGCGTGGCGCAATGCAGGATCGGTGGACGCCGGCAAGAGCCGGCTGATGACGGTGCGCCGCCGCGATCCGAAGGACACGCCGCTCATCCGCGCGTCGGGCGAGGTCGCCGCCGCGCGCGGGCCCGCCGGCGCGGGCGCCAGCGAAAAGTTGGCGGAGGCCGTGATCGCGCACCACGGCGGGCTGCACGCGCGCCCCGCCGCCCTCGTGACGGCCGCGGCGCGCCGCAACGGCTGCGATATCACGGTGAGCTTCGGCGGCCGCACGGCCAACGCGCGCAGCGTGGTGGCGCTCATGGGGCTCGGCACCAAAGAAGGCGACCGGGTGACGGTGCACGCGCGGGGGTCGTCGGCGGAGGCGGCGCTCACCAACGTCATTCAAGCGATTCAGACCGCCGTCGCGGGCGCGGAGGCGGCTCCCGCGGCGCCAGGAACGGCGCTGCCCAAGGCCATCGACTCGGCGGCCGATCTATCGGGCGCGGCGCTCACCGGGGCGAGCGCTTCGCCCGGGCTGGCGGTGGGGCGGGTGGTGCGGCTCGACAGCGTCGACGTCGAGCCGCCGGCGGCGCTCCATGATCTGGACGGCGAGTTCGAGCGGCTGGCCGCGGCGCTCACCACCGTGCGCGCCGAGGTGGCGGCCGCCATTCGCGACGCCAACGCGCGGCACGCGCGGCAGGAGCACGACATGTTCGTCGCGCACCAAGCGCTGCTCGACGATCCGGAGATCGTCTCCGCCGCCGAGCGCGCCGTGGGCAAGGGCGTGAGCGCCGGCGTGGCGTACCGCAAGGCGGTGAACGCGGAGTGTGCCGTGCTTTCGCGCCTCGGCAACCCGCTCTTGGCCGAGCGCATCACCGATCTGCGCGATCTCGAGCGCCGCGTGCTGCTCGCCATGAGCGGACACGCGTTGCCCGAGCCCGAGCTGTTCGCCGAGTCCATCGTGGTGGCCGACGATCTGGCGCTCTCGGAGTTCACGCGCCTCGACAAAAAGCGCATCGTGGGCATCTGCACGGCCCGCGGCGGCGCCACCTCGCACGTGGCCATCCTGGCCCGCGCCCTGGGGGTCCCCTCCTTGGTCGCCATGGGCCCGACCCTCTTTTCTGTACCGCACGGCAAAGAAGTATTGCTCGACGCCACCGCGGGCCGCCTCGATCCCGAGCCCACGGCGGAGCGTCTGGCCACCGCGCGCAAAGCCATGGCCGATCGCGCGGCCCGCCACGCCGAAGCGCTCGCCCAAGTCACTCTGCCGGCCATCACCCGCGACGGTCACCGCATCGAGGTCGCCGCCAACATCGCCACCCAGACCGACGCGGCCGACGCCGTCCGGCAGGGCGCCGACGGCGTGGGCCTCTTGCGCACCGAGGTGCTCTTCCTCGATCGCGAAGATCCCCCGAGCGAGGCCGAGCAGCGCGCCGCCTACCAGGGCGTGATCGACGCGCTGGAGGGACGCGCGGCCATCATCCGCACCCTGGACGCGGGCGGCGACAAGCCGCTCCCCTTCCTGCCGCTCCCCAAAGAGGACAACCCCGCCCTGGGTTTGCGCGGCATTCGCTCGGGCTTTGCGCAGCCCGAGCTGCTCGACACCCAGCTGCGCGCGCTGCTCGGCGTCACCCCCATCGCGGCGTGCAAAATCATGCTCCCCATGGTCTCCGACGCCGAGGAGCTCCTCTTCGTGCGCGGCCGCGTGGACGCGATCGCCAAGGAGTTGAAGCTCACCGAGCGCCCCTCGCTGGGCGTCATGATCGAGGTCCCCTCGGCCGCGCTCCTGGCCGATCAGCTCGCGCGTCACGCCGACTTCTTGTCCCTGGGGACCAACGATCTCACGCAGTACACCTTGGCGATGGATCGCTGCCACCCGGGGTTCGCCGAGAAGCTCGACGGGCTGCACCCTGCCGTCCTGCGGCTCATCGCGCGCACCGTGGAGGGCGCCACCCGGCATGGCAAGTGGGTCGGCATCTGCGGCGCGCTCGCCTCGGATCTGGAGGCCATTCCGCTGCTCGTCGGCCTCGGGGTCACCGAGCTCTCGGTGAGCGCCGGCGTCGTGGCCGAGGTCAAAGCGCGCGTGCGCACGCTCGACTACGAGGCCTGCCGCAAGCAGACGCTCGTCCTGATGAACCTCACCTCTCCGAAGGAGATCCGCGCCCGGGCCCGCGCTCTCTGGCCCGACACGTGA